Proteins from a single region of Macaca fascicularis isolate 582-1 chromosome 5, T2T-MFA8v1.1:
- the LOC102140254 gene encoding uncharacterized protein — translation MHLSSLSTGGPWVCQGCWRRGGPGAVPSPILQPVQPHEVGCLGVSWAVAHLRHQLPAVPDPAPPLRAPRLRARPGRWAQLPLRRPRCPLQPWLDRWLLVRVWLGLGARPSHLCRVRVLAAVGPRRDPRWPWLQRLQRRHLRADWGCAARPGVRAAGPPGAAQNRGSWGRPPRTAPSEFGEGDTLSAHLAVPDSAHQEGIKGVLVEWQWTAASMQKEQLVDRVTGWLTGDKFLKVPDKFKENLFPDQLGSGFCVRLFSMLQ, via the coding sequence ATGCACCTATCCAGTCTCTCCACAGGCGGGCCCTGGGTCTGCCAGGGGTGCTGGCGTCGGGGTGGCCCTGGCGCTGTCCCTAGCCCCATTCTCCAGCCCGTGCAGCCCCATGAGGTGGGATGCCTGGGCGTGTCCTGGGCTGTGGCCCACCTGCGACACCAGCTGCCTGCAGTGCCAGACCCAGCTCCACCCCTCAGGGCTCCGCGGCTCAGGGCTCGCCCAGGGCGCTGGGCCCAGCTTCCTCTTCGCCGCCCACGGTGTCCGCTCCAGCCCTGGCTTGACCGATGGCTACTGGTCCGGGTGTGGCTCGGGCTCGGGGCGCGCCCCTCCCATCTCTGCAGGGTCCGCGTCCTCGCCGCTGTTGGGCCCCGCCGAGACCCCCGGTGGCCCTGGCTCCAGAGGCTACAGCGTCGCCATCTCCGGGCAGACTGGGGCTGCGCAGCGCGGCCTGGGGTGCGGGCAGCGGGGCCCCCAGGAGCTGCTCAGAACCGCGGGTCCTGGGGCCGCCCGCCCCGCACAGCTCCAAGCGAGTTTGGGGAGGGAGATACACTCTCAGCCCATCTCGCCGTGCCCGACAGCGCGCATCAGGAGGGCATCAAAGGTGTTTTAGTAGAGTGGCAGTGGACAGCGGCATCCATGCAGAAGGAGCAGCTTGTGGACAGAGTCACAGGCTGGTTAACTGGTGACAAATTCCTGAAGGTGCCTGACAAATTCAAGGAGAACCTGTTCCCAGATCAGCTGGGGTCTGGGTTTTGTGTTCGCCTTTTCTCAATGCTCCAGTGA